A single region of the Salvia miltiorrhiza cultivar Shanhuang (shh) chromosome 8, IMPLAD_Smil_shh, whole genome shotgun sequence genome encodes:
- the LOC131000159 gene encoding stress-response A/B barrel domain-containing protein At5g22580, which produces MAEFNHLVLVKFKDDVVVDDVLKGLEKLVSEMDTVKSFVWGQDIESPEVLRQGFTHSFLMTFGGKEDFTAFAAHPNHLEFSTTFSAAIDKAILLDFPAKTVKPPPVAA; this is translated from the exons ATGGCTGAATTCAATCATCTGGTGCTGGTGAAGTTCAAAGACGACGTCGTCGTCGACGACGTCTTGAAAGGTTTGGAGAAGCTTGTCTCCGAAATGGATACTGTCAAATCCTTTGTATG GGGGCAAGATATCGAGAGCCCGGAGGTTCTAAGGCAAGGATTTACGCACTCGTTCTTGATGACATTCGGCGGCAAGGAAGATTTCACGGCATTCGCCGCCCATCCCAATCACCTCGAGTTTTCTACGACGTTTTCTGCTGCGATTGACAAGGCCATTCTCCTCGATTTCCCGGCTAAAACCGTCAAACCTCCTCCCGTTGCAGCTTGA